A window of Chrysemys picta bellii isolate R12L10 unplaced genomic scaffold, ASM1138683v2 scaf1412, whole genome shotgun sequence contains these coding sequences:
- the LOC135979940 gene encoding uncharacterized protein LOC135979940, producing MSVVAAFLRKRRMRVFPYLDDWLLAGRSEAEVRSHVTLALQMFGRLGLLVNVPKSTLAPTQRLDFIGAVLDSVTARASLPESRFLTIQRAVSSVQKFPMTTASCMQLLGHMAACTHVVRHARLRLRPLQLWFTQTYRPNRDPLDLVVTIPDRVFGSLRWWLDQQQICEGIPFTAPQPTLTLVTDASDLGWGAHLGELRTQGLWSREDRLLHINLKELRAVRLACQTFHTTIEGHSVAVLTDNTTAMFYINKQGGSRSSPLCREALQLWEFCIAHAIHLIATYLLGIQNGLADRLSQSYQMHEWALRRDVLHSIFRRWGFPRVDLFATKDNSFVHFRTSAQDHWQMPSRFRGEGA from the coding sequence atgtccgtggtagcagccttccttcggaaaagaaggatgcgcgtgttcccgtacttggacgactggctcctcgcgggcaggtcggaggccgaggtccgctcTCATGTGACGCTGGCTCTACAGatgttcggcaggctcggcctcctggtcaacgtacccaagtccacgttagcccccacacagagactggacttcataggtgcagtcctggactcggtgaccgCGCGGGCAAGCCTCCCGGAGTCAcggttcctgacaattcagagggcCGTAAGCTCAGTCCAGAAGTTCCCCATGACAACGGCAagctgcatgcagctcctggggcacatggcagcctgcacacatgtagtcaggcatgcccgcctaaggcttcggcccttgcagttgtggtttacccaaacgtaccgccccaacagagaccccttggatctggtGGTGACGATCCCGGATCGGGTGTTCggctcgctccgctggtggctcgatcaacagcagatctgcgaagggatccccttcactgccccacagcccactctgacgttagtaacggatgcatcggacctgggttggggggcacacctgggggaactgcggacccaaggcttgtggtccagggaagacaggttgcttcacatcaatctaaaggagctaagagcggttcgcctcgcctgtcagaccttccacaccaccatagaaggtcacagcgtggcagtcctgacggacaacactaccgccatgttctatataaacaagcagggcgggtcccggtcctctcccctctgtcgcgaggcactccaattatgggagttctgtatagcccatgcgatccaTCTCATTGCAACGTATCTCCTGGGGATCCAAAACGggttagcggaccgcctcagccaaTCCTACCAAATGCACGAATGGGCGTTGAGGCGGGatgtcctgcattcaatcttccggaggtggggctttccccgggtggatcttttcgccaccaaggacaacagttttgttcatttcagaacctcagcccaggatcattggcagatgccttcacgattccgtggggagggagcctga